From the genome of Cyprinus carpio isolate SPL01 chromosome B24, ASM1834038v1, whole genome shotgun sequence:
TCTGTGGCATTCATCACAGGTTTCTCTTTCGCTGTGCTGTTGGTATGCCTTTTCCTACACCTCTTCTTTGAGCTCCCTAGTGAGAGCTCTTCTGTCAAAATATCTGGTGATTCTTGCTTGCCATGTGTGTCAGAATCAGCCTGAAGACTACTAGTGTTGTCCCGTTTAAGAAGGTCAGGGGCACCAGAAACTGAGGAAATGATCTGAGCAATGGATGCTAGTGGTGGAAGCTCCTTCACAGCAGCCGAGGAAGGTTTAGGAAGCAGGGGTTTTAAACGCAAGAGCCTTCCTGCAGTAGTAAGGGAGGACAAAGCAACAGGGACCTGGTAGCATCCAAGAGGTTGAGACTTCTCATCAATGGACTTCTCGGTCTGAAGAGCTTGTGCAAGTATGCTAATGGATGACTGTTCTTTCTTAACCTCCCTTGGCAGTGTGGCCTCAATGTCTTGTTTAAGCTTCTTCACAGGATTCTTAGGAATAGAGAGGTCAATTGGTTCCATGCTAGAGTCATAAGAGACAGGTTCAATTTTGATCCCAGGAGATCCACTCATACTTCCAGCACTGCTGCTCCCATGGCTTTTGTTAGAGAAGTCCAGAGGTTGATCCATATCTACGTTGTAAAAGCTAAGGTCCTCAACTTTAACAACAGTGCCAGGAGAAACCCCATTGAGAGGAGATGGATTTGGGCTATTCTGGGTTGATGCAGCTAGCAGAGTGATTATGTGCTCTTCAATATCCTGCTCTTGGACCTCTGGATGTTGTTTCAGAAGGTGATGGATACAGTTACGCTTAGCAAGGAAAGCTGCTCCACAACGCTTGCACTCAAATGGCTTTCGCTGGCAGCCATTGTGTGTGCGCAAGTGTATCTGCAGGGCTCGGAAGGTCTTTAGGTCCTCCCCGCAGAAGCGGCAGGTAGTTTCACTAGTTCCAGCCTGCTCCAGTAGGTCTGCTGTGGATGAGGTAACATACTTAATGTTTTTCTCAATCTCCTTGCGATTGCTTTTCATGTGCTTTTTGCGAAGGTGGCGCTCACAGTTAGCCTTGACAGTAAATGGGTAATGACAGAGCCGGCAAACATAGGGACGCTCACCACTGTGTGTTCTCAAATGACGGATCAGCGTCGCCTTGTCTGGGGCAACATAGTCGCAGATATTGCATTGGTGGGGCAGTATGCCCAAATGATATCGCATGTGTGCCTGCAGTACACCAGAAAATGCAAAGACCTGGTCACAAAATCGGCAGGGGTATGAGCCCTTTTGAGATGTTCCTTTCTTTCCAGTGGTCTCTTCTATCTTGCCGTTCTCCTGTTTGATATGTCTTTCATCCATGTCCATTGGGGTATGGGCATCTCCCATGCAGTCTGCCTCCATTTGTATCCTCTCTGCCGAAGCGTGGTCATTGGCAGAATTGGATGAGGAAGATGGGGAGAGGTCCCGAACTGTCTTGAGAGGATGGCTGGCAGGGGGTGGGAGGCTAGGGCTGATACAGCCCAGAGAAGCTTGCTGGGTGTTCAATAGGGGTGGTGGAGTTGAAGCTACCATACTGGTTCTGGGAGCCACCAAGGGCTTTGGCTTGAGTGGAGGCATTTGCTTGTAGCCCGACTGCATGGCACTACAAGGCGCCTTAGATAAGGGTGGGAGCGTGATCTGGTTAGGGGCAGCGGAAGCTACTTTGATTATTTGCTGTATATCAGCGAGTTCCATGTTGGATTCACCAAAAACTGGCTTCACTACCATACCACCATCTGGCTGCACCAGAAAGCCAGTCTGGAAGGGCTGAAGGGACAGCAGTTTGATAGCCTCTTGATGTGACAGACCATGAAGAGTCGTTGGGTCTACAAGAGACAGGTTAACCCCTCCAACTAGGCCATCCTCCTGAGGTACAGAGGACTGATTCTGCTCCACGTGGATAACCCGAATGCTATCTAGCTTGGCCTGCTGGACATCCTCTTCTGAGGGGGCAGGCTTAACCTGAGAGATATGCTGCAAGCCCAGGGAGTCCATGAAGCTACTTTTCTCAGGAGTGGGAGGCTCATCTTTCATAATTAAGGGTGAAGTTGTCTCTTGGGTGCCACTGGAAGTCTCATGCGAGGCTTTGTGCAAGTCCAGAGCCGAGCTGAGAGGAAATGCTTTATCGCATGTGTCACATACAAAACGATGGAATTTGCCCGTGCATCGCCGAAGGTTGGTTTCACACCAAATCTGTGGgtttcaaataaaactgaaacttaaCAAAACTCTCAGATATTACAGACAAGATAACAAACTTTTACATATAGAGCACAGAAAATTTGACCATGGCTGTTACCTGGGCAATTTGCGGGAACTTCTGGCACGAAAAGTCAATGAAAGCCAGATCATTAAAGCCAAGAGGGATGGATGGGTTGTTCTGAATAAAGGGTTGTCCGTTGGGGTCTGTGGGTAGCTGCTTATGGGTAGCTGCATTGTGGCGGAGCAAACTTCGGTGTGTCCGGAATGAGATGCAGCATATATCACATCTAAGTATAAAAATACTAATGTGAGGTGCTGATATCAAGGATCAATCCGCATATTACacatgcaaatattaaataaatacagcatccAATCTACAGTGCACTGTGGAGACATCCGCACAGGGAAAATAGAGCTGGGATTTCCTAAGTGAATTAACTAAGAGCTGGAAAGTCAATGATAACCACACCCTTGCCTACAAAGGCACTCTTTCTGTGTTTGTAGGGTGCTGCATAAGACAGCTGGCTAATGTCTGTGACACTGTGCATTGGTCTTGTCACATGCCCTGCCCCTGATCATTGTGACGATGTGTCCATAGGGACTGTAAGCTGCTTTTATCTCAGTAGACAAATACAATGCAATGTAAGGCATAGCATACCAGCACATCTGCCTATGCACATAAGGCACATAATGCCTTTAAGTGATAATATGTTTAGGACCAATGCTTGAGAATGGTTTAAAAATTTGTAAGTTTTGCAGAAGAAAGCCATGAGAAACAAAATTTAGCTTGCCTGTTACAAAGAGTTCAAGCCCTGTTACCTATAATTACACTAAGCACTAACCATTCCCTGTCCAGGATGCTGTTGTTTCTATTGGCTATTCTGCAGTGGCTTCAAACATGgttcatccaatcagatttcagagttggaaatgttcattttattatagCATGTATGTATGGGAGTGTTCGTCTTACTTAGAAGGGCTGTTTGGGTAAGACAGATAACACATCTGTATCTTGAAAAGCATTATTGGGTCTTTTTGTATATGTGTAGCtattttgttgcttttaaaaCTCTTCATAGTGGAACCCAATTCACAGCAGTCTAGATCCTATTAACTAGCACTCTTAGCTCTTGTGATTACACAGGATTAGTGCTAAATTTGCAGTACTTCCATACAACAATAACGCTGCTCTGAAGCACAATCAGACAGGCCCTGCCAACTTCCTTCTCCCAGAGCCATGTTATACAGCTATCTATTAACTAGAGGAGGTACCCTTCGGTTGGGTGACTTTGGAGGAATATTCTGCAGTCTGACATCTCCTGGGATACAGCTACAATcttacacacatgcatgcatgcacacactaCTACAGAGATGTCCTGCAGAATGCATCTTCCTGAAGTCTCCTCCTGTGTCTCATTAAATCCCCCCAGCTACACAACTTTTCTGGTCCGTCCCCCCTCCATTTTCCCCTCTTTCGTGCCACTCCCTTGCCCTAAGCTTGGGGGCCACATGCGGGGGGGAAGGGAAGAACCTCTCAGGCCTCTCAGGAGTGGGAGGGGGACACGTCGACAGGATTACAGTCATTTAGGTATGATCATTCTCAGCCAATAACCTTTCAGCAAAACAAACATAGTTCCAAATTCTTTAGGTCCATAAGATAAAAGATTTCTATCTGAACCAACCAAATGTGTTTTAACATGCATCACAATATAAAAGGCGAATCCCACTGAAACAAAATCCCTTTTCATAGTTTGTAAGCAAGAGGAGTTGCCTCGTCTGTATTCGGATGTGTTAAATTATGAGTGTTCCAGCACAAAGCATGCCACTATATCTCCCAGCAACTGCAGGGATCCAGCCTAAAGCCCCAGCTACTGGCGTCCCCCTGCAATACAACTCGCACCTCGAACAAAGGGACAACATTCCTGTCTGGGCTTAATGGACAGCTATAATATACTGAACGGAAAACTGAGTGTAGGAAGGGCCAGAACTGTTCCATTATCAAACCCTAAACAGTATTTTGTTACTAAGTCTGTCAGTCCTGAATTAAACTCAtctcttgtgtttgtgttgcattttTGGAAGCACTTTTCACTGAATTGAATCTACTGATGTATGGGTTTGTACCTCAGTGTAGTGTCAGGATGGGTCTCCATGTGGGCATCGAAGTCGTTTCTGCAGGTGAGGGTCTTGAAGCAGATAGGACAGGTCAAGACTTCTTCCTGTCCTTTGTTCAAACTCTGCTCATCTACAACACTATCCTCTTTGACCTGCAGCACACACGTCACCGTCAGCTATTTGTTGCCCAATTTTGAGAGCACCAATTTGGGCACTAGGTAAGATAGTGGAACTACACTTACCTTTTTGCTGGTTTTCTCCTCCGTCTTCTCAATGTCTTCATCGTGGCTTAGTTTGCGTTTGGCTGTAGAGCTACGTCGTCGCTTATGAAGAGACAGAGTCGGACTGTTGGGGATGGAGCTGACAGAGTCCTTCTCGTGGATCTTCATGTGTCTAAAACCGGACAATAGAGTGtgctttaaaactgcattttgtgcatttacaaacaaGCGAGCATTACAAATGATTTTGTTCTTTGCAAAACACCTGGGCACTACAAGGTTAATGGTTACGGAAGAATTTCTTGAAAAGGAGTTGCATCTTGAGGACATTTACAGATGCCTCCCATTTATTTGATGGATGAGCAGCCCATGAATAATATTCTAGAAATTGGGTAGAGGAAACCCTGTTCATCCCACTGGGAGCCAACAGAAAGGACTGTAATGGGAAGGTACTAATGGTCTGGAAACTCATGCAATTATCCCACAGCCTCTATATGTGCATATGTGAGTCCAAGATGGCGGGTAGAGATCAACGGAAAAGAGAGTGGTAATGTTGCATGGAGAGGGCCAGAAGTCCCTCTGTTATCCAGACAGATCTTGAGGAAACCAGTCAAGACAAGTAGGAATTGGAGgcctaataaaaatgaatgttagACTAACATAAAAGTTTGTTTCAGAAAAAATCACTCACACTATACCTATAGgacaaaaagatttatattttttgtacaatcaaagtttacatttcaaatgaaacaagTCTGCTGGATGAATCCAGGAAGGGCTCTAACCGAGGTTTATATCCGTGGACCTATAAAAGTTTATCTCATAAAAGTACTTTGGAAGTGTACATGCATGTGCAAGTGTAAAAAAGGTCAGACAGCCCATGGTCTTGCAGGTCTCAGTTTTCACTCTGCAGTCAGTGGTTTATTAATAGCAGGCAGTATGTTGGACACTGGTGTGAGGACCTGACAGTCTGTTATATCTCTCTGCTCTGGACTCTGACCTTGCCTCTGACCAATCACAGAAAACCAGCACTGCCAAGTCAGCAAACTCTGACTGGATGGAAATCATCACCACAGTAACCTCATATAGGATGACAGCTTATCCTCTGAAAAATACTTATTAGTTGATTATTGCTAGTACTTAGTAATGGTATGACTGAATCTGAGTCACGCATATgtgtttcaattaatttaaaatgtaatgtggcagtaatgttttttctaactGCACTAGACTCAAGTTTGCTGTCCTTGAATGAAGGATGTCAGTACGGACATTTCACGAGCAGCCTGGCTAATCTGTAAAGGATCATAAAACTTTTTCATGCATAAACAGGTTCAATCCATCCAATCCAAGCATTCCATCGCGATCCCACAGAGCACAGGCAGAGGGCACTGTGGTGTCAGAAAGTTTCCTCTCTTCCAAGCAATGTCAGAGCAAGGGCACCCCTGCAAACCTGTGGCTGTTCAGTGGTGTAACTAAGATCTAAAGAGTTAAAGCAAATAAAAGCAGCCAATCAGAACGCACACTGACTTTCCTCTGTGAAGTTGTGATCTTTCTCCATGGCAGCAGTGACTCCCTACTCCTCACGGCCCCCATTTAACC
Proteins encoded in this window:
- the rreb1a gene encoding ras-responsive element-binding protein 1 isoform X2 — protein: MENSTEEARTESANCTLTREEAEQSDERQSPAPIGTQTESSTSVEEEANEWENGQNRLDGEMEVADGVDLSSINSMMSTVMKAAQLNGSVDSAHTTPSKVSVKSPSTSRSGRKTQDAKDDSGCIVCPLCDKSFQTQHQFTMHIRQHNTNSGTSDHSCSICGKSLSSASSLDRHMLVHSGERPYECSVCHQTFTTNGNMHRHMKIHEKDSVSSIPNSPTLSLHKRRRSSTAKRKLSHDEDIEKTEEKTSKKVKEDSVVDEQSLNKGQEEVLTCPICFKTLTCRNDFDAHMETHPDTTLRCDICCISFRTHRSLLRHNAATHKQLPTDPNGQPFIQNNPSIPLGFNDLAFIDFSCQKFPQIAQIWCETNLRRCTGKFHRFVCDTCDKAFPLSSALDLHKASHETSSGTQETTSPLIMKDEPPTPEKSSFMDSLGLQHISQVKPAPSEEDVQQAKLDSIRVIHVEQNQSSVPQEDGLVGGVNLSLVDPTTLHGLSHQEAIKLLSLQPFQTGFLVQPDGGMVVKPVFGESNMELADIQQIIKVASAAPNQITLPPLSKAPCSAMQSGYKQMPPLKPKPLVAPRTSMVASTPPPLLNTQQASLGCISPSLPPPASHPLKTVRDLSPSSSSNSANDHASAERIQMEADCMGDAHTPMDMDERHIKQENGKIEETTGKKGTSQKGSYPCRFCDQVFAFSGVLQAHMRYHLGILPHQCNICDYVAPDKATLIRHLRTHSGERPYVCRLCHYPFTVKANCERHLRKKHMKSNRKEIEKNIKYVTSSTADLLEQAGTSETTCRFCGEDLKTFRALQIHLRTHNGCQRKPFECKRCGAAFLAKRNCIHHLLKQHPEVQEQDIEEHIITLLAASTQNSPNPSPLNGVSPGTVVKVEDLSFYNVDMDQPLDFSNKSHGSSSAGSMSGSPGIKIEPVSYDSSMEPIDLSIPKNPVKKLKQDIEATLPREVKKEQSSISILAQALQTEKSIDEKSQPLGCYQVPVALSSLTTAGRLLRLKPLLPKPSSAAVKELPPLASIAQIISSVSGAPDLLKRDNTSSLQADSDTHGKQESPDILTEELSLGSSKKRCRKRHTNSTAKEKPVMNATDPSIDLESSGEFASVERMLATTDANKFSAYLQTNTIELARKGGLQPGASEVKDEKHLPAQQTVQPQQSKGKKNAYSNSVQKMTCPFCPRVFPWASSLQRHMLTHTGQKPYPCPQCDAFFSTKSNCERHLLRKHGVSNRVLRRNGAIPKPKEADEGSPESAESTSETELLMSEAMDLTSSDPEKPVASDAEKPSPAKPTEAAMVEPLPHKEEEDPAALESSKHNDPEKEDGDSHSNKTLDLTFVSKPKDFKINEKDQPQSSPAADSDMSDKATPQEESKLTCKSCKKSFRYAATLTRHEKVHQLDVASDSTNGPEQSLMKSDDPIVPCENKKEVTEEEVESVRKGTAENEGTGSVVESGSEEDKEERSDEEEAATEPKSAEGETEEPGSKPDKRKKVCSICNKRFWSLQDLTRHMRSHTGERPYKCQTCERTFTLKHSLVRHQRIHQKHRGVDSDGSTCGVPGGPDEDGFSGHSASEGECTPTSTNPPSENESELTDTVKGEQTSQEKEEDCGPSAETEEFKLTSKTGPASATETPKETPALDSPTASDLEPSEGFIQGLLEIHTKPTTEQILPTPEPPLLGVE
- the rreb1a gene encoding ras-responsive element-binding protein 1 isoform X3, with protein sequence MHIRQHNTNSGTSDHSCSICGKSLSSASSLDRHMLVHSGERPYECSVCHQTFTTNGNMHRHMKIHEKDSVSSIPNSPTLSLHKRRRSSTAKRKLSHDEDIEKTEEKTSKKVKEDSVVDEQSLNKGQEEVLTCPICFKTLTCRNDFDAHMETHPDTTLRCDICCISFRTHRSLLRHNAATHKQLPTDPNGQPFIQNNPSIPLGFNDLAFIDFSCQKFPQIAQIWCETNLRRCTGKFHRFVCDTCDKAFPLSSALDLHKASHETSSGTQETTSPLIMKDEPPTPEKSSFMDSLGLQHISQVKPAPSEEDVQQAKLDSIRVIHVEQNQSSVPQEDGLVGGVNLSLVDPTTLHGLSHQEAIKLLSLQPFQTGFLVQPDGGMVVKPVFGESNMELADIQQIIKVASAAPNQITLPPLSKAPCSAMQSGYKQMPPLKPKPLVAPRTSMVASTPPPLLNTQQASLGCISPSLPPPASHPLKTVRDLSPSSSSNSANDHASAERIQMEADCMGDAHTPMDMDERHIKQENGKIEETTGKKGTSQKGSYPCRFCDQVFAFSGVLQAHMRYHLGILPHQCNICDYVAPDKATLIRHLRTHSGERPYVCRLCHYPFTVKANCERHLRKKHMKSNRKEIEKNIKYVTSSTADLLEQAGTSETTCRFCGEDLKTFRALQIHLRTHNGCQRKPFECKRCGAAFLAKRNCIHHLLKQHPEVQEQDIEEHIITLLAASTQNSPNPSPLNGVSPGTVVKVEDLSFYNVDMDQPLDFSNKSHGSSSAGSMSGSPGIKIEPVSYDSSMEPIDLSIPKNPVKKLKQDIEATLPREVKKEQSSISILAQALQTEKSIDEKSQPLGCYQVPVALSSLTTAGRLLRLKPLLPKPSSAAVKELPPLASIAQIISSVSGAPDLLKRDNTSSLQADSDTHGKQESPDILTEELSLGSSKKRCRKRHTNSTAKEKPVMNATDPSIDLESSGEFASVERMLATTDANKFSAYLQTNTIELARKGGLQPGASEVKDEKHLPAQQTVQPQQSKGKKNAYSNSVQKMTCPFCPRVFPWASSLQRHMLTHTGQKPYPCPQCDAFFSTKSNCERHLLRKHGVSNRVLRRNGAIPKPKEADEGSPESAESTSETELLMSEAMDLTSSDPEKPVASDAEKPSPAKPTEAAMVEPLPHKEEEDPAALESSKHNDPEKEDGDSHSNKTLDLTFVSKPKDFKINEKDQPQSSPAADSDMSDKATPQEESKLTCKSCKKSFRYAATLTRHEKVHQLDVASDSTNGPEQSLMKSDDPIVPCENKKEVTEEEVESVRKGTAENEGTGSVVESGSEEDKEERSDEEEAATEPKSAEGETEEPGSKPDKRKKVCSICNKRFWSLQDLTRHMRSHTGERPYKCQTCERTFTLKHSLVRHQRIHQKHRGVDSDGSTCGVPGGPDEDGFSGHSASEGECTPTSTNPPSENESELTDTVKGEQTSQEKEEDCGPSAETEEFKLTSKTGPASATETPKETPALDSPTASDLEPSEGFIQGLLEIHTKPTTEQILPTPEPPLLGVE
- the rreb1a gene encoding ras-responsive element-binding protein 1 isoform X1, with the protein product MSRRKQPNPNKVKLMENSTEEARTESANCTLTREEAEQSDERQSPAPIGTQTESSTSVEEEANEWENGQNRLDGEMEVADGVDLSSINSMMSTVMKAAQLNGSVDSAHTTPSKVSVKSPSTSRSGRKTQDAKDDSGCIVCPLCDKSFQTQHQFTMHIRQHNTNSGTSDHSCSICGKSLSSASSLDRHMLVHSGERPYECSVCHQTFTTNGNMHRHMKIHEKDSVSSIPNSPTLSLHKRRRSSTAKRKLSHDEDIEKTEEKTSKKVKEDSVVDEQSLNKGQEEVLTCPICFKTLTCRNDFDAHMETHPDTTLRCDICCISFRTHRSLLRHNAATHKQLPTDPNGQPFIQNNPSIPLGFNDLAFIDFSCQKFPQIAQIWCETNLRRCTGKFHRFVCDTCDKAFPLSSALDLHKASHETSSGTQETTSPLIMKDEPPTPEKSSFMDSLGLQHISQVKPAPSEEDVQQAKLDSIRVIHVEQNQSSVPQEDGLVGGVNLSLVDPTTLHGLSHQEAIKLLSLQPFQTGFLVQPDGGMVVKPVFGESNMELADIQQIIKVASAAPNQITLPPLSKAPCSAMQSGYKQMPPLKPKPLVAPRTSMVASTPPPLLNTQQASLGCISPSLPPPASHPLKTVRDLSPSSSSNSANDHASAERIQMEADCMGDAHTPMDMDERHIKQENGKIEETTGKKGTSQKGSYPCRFCDQVFAFSGVLQAHMRYHLGILPHQCNICDYVAPDKATLIRHLRTHSGERPYVCRLCHYPFTVKANCERHLRKKHMKSNRKEIEKNIKYVTSSTADLLEQAGTSETTCRFCGEDLKTFRALQIHLRTHNGCQRKPFECKRCGAAFLAKRNCIHHLLKQHPEVQEQDIEEHIITLLAASTQNSPNPSPLNGVSPGTVVKVEDLSFYNVDMDQPLDFSNKSHGSSSAGSMSGSPGIKIEPVSYDSSMEPIDLSIPKNPVKKLKQDIEATLPREVKKEQSSISILAQALQTEKSIDEKSQPLGCYQVPVALSSLTTAGRLLRLKPLLPKPSSAAVKELPPLASIAQIISSVSGAPDLLKRDNTSSLQADSDTHGKQESPDILTEELSLGSSKKRCRKRHTNSTAKEKPVMNATDPSIDLESSGEFASVERMLATTDANKFSAYLQTNTIELARKGGLQPGASEVKDEKHLPAQQTVQPQQSKGKKNAYSNSVQKMTCPFCPRVFPWASSLQRHMLTHTGQKPYPCPQCDAFFSTKSNCERHLLRKHGVSNRVLRRNGAIPKPKEADEGSPESAESTSETELLMSEAMDLTSSDPEKPVASDAEKPSPAKPTEAAMVEPLPHKEEEDPAALESSKHNDPEKEDGDSHSNKTLDLTFVSKPKDFKINEKDQPQSSPAADSDMSDKATPQEESKLTCKSCKKSFRYAATLTRHEKVHQLDVASDSTNGPEQSLMKSDDPIVPCENKKEVTEEEVESVRKGTAENEGTGSVVESGSEEDKEERSDEEEAATEPKSAEGETEEPGSKPDKRKKVCSICNKRFWSLQDLTRHMRSHTGERPYKCQTCERTFTLKHSLVRHQRIHQKHRGVDSDGSTCGVPGGPDEDGFSGHSASEGECTPTSTNPPSENESELTDTVKGEQTSQEKEEDCGPSAETEEFKLTSKTGPASATETPKETPALDSPTASDLEPSEGFIQGLLEIHTKPTTEQILPTPEPPLLGVE